In a single window of the Methanofollis ethanolicus genome:
- a CDS encoding DUF169 domain-containing protein → MSDIRTKIDYAAASEALKKNLNLSHSPVAVGFVQSKEQIPAGMEELSETTRHCQMVNLARKEGKVFYATAEKHACQGGAWALGLKAITPSLKSGEFYFKLGKFDTWGACKRTIDQIPHMESGLTYATMYAPLEKTPFTPTVVLIVAEPRVMLKLAQSVLYKLGGRIESNFAGIQSVCADTTAQTYLNGKVNFSLGCDGSRKFSGIADGEMVMGIPVELLPDIAAALPVVTGAPGSI, encoded by the coding sequence ATGAGTGACATACGGACGAAAATCGATTATGCGGCTGCTTCTGAGGCTCTGAAGAAAAATCTCAATTTATCGCACTCGCCGGTGGCCGTCGGGTTCGTGCAGTCGAAGGAACAGATCCCCGCGGGGATGGAGGAACTTTCCGAGACCACCCGCCACTGTCAGATGGTCAACCTCGCCCGGAAGGAGGGGAAGGTCTTCTACGCCACCGCGGAGAAGCACGCCTGCCAGGGCGGTGCCTGGGCCCTCGGCCTGAAGGCGATCACGCCGAGCCTGAAGAGCGGGGAGTTCTACTTCAAGCTCGGCAAGTTCGACACCTGGGGGGCCTGCAAGCGGACGATCGATCAGATCCCGCACATGGAGTCGGGGCTGACCTATGCGACGATGTATGCCCCGCTCGAAAAGACGCCCTTCACCCCGACGGTCGTCCTCATCGTGGCCGAGCCGCGGGTGATGCTCAAACTCGCCCAGAGCGTCCTCTACAAACTCGGCGGCAGGATCGAGTCGAACTTCGCCGGCATCCAGTCGGTCTGCGCCGATACGACCGCCCAGACCTACCTCAACGGCAAGGTGAACTTCTCCCTGGGCTGCGACGGGTCGCGCAAGTTCTCCGGCATTGCAGACGGCGAGATGGTCATGGGCATCCCGGTCGAACTCCTCCCTGATATCGCCGCGGCGCTCCCGGTCGTCACCGGCGCTCCCGGGTCGATCTGA
- a CDS encoding NAD(+)/NADH kinase, protein MKAILISRIDRPDVLDYAVEIERLLLSYGYHVALEGSTAIALGRDGEGEWLDETDADIVVAVGGDGTVLLAVRRMKRQIPIIGINKGHVGFLADLESSEAQAFFRDLQRKMRLEMRMRIALSAGGEPLGTALNEAVIVTERPAKMLRFTVVIDGIEVEEFRADGLVIATPTGSTAYAMSGGGPIVDPKFDGFLLVPLAPYMLSSRPHLIESSRDLRIKLESDKPAQLVFDGRGSTTLMDGLDISVKRADAPAIFIDAGKNFFLKVREKLHSL, encoded by the coding sequence GTGAAGGCCATCCTGATATCCCGTATAGACCGGCCAGATGTGCTCGACTATGCCGTCGAGATAGAGAGGCTCCTTCTTTCGTACGGTTATCATGTGGCTCTGGAAGGGAGCACCGCCATCGCCCTCGGAAGAGACGGGGAAGGGGAGTGGCTCGACGAGACCGATGCCGACATCGTCGTCGCCGTCGGGGGGGACGGCACTGTCCTCCTGGCCGTCAGGAGGATGAAGAGGCAGATCCCGATCATCGGGATCAACAAAGGGCATGTGGGCTTCCTCGCCGACCTCGAGTCCTCCGAGGCGCAGGCATTCTTCAGGGACCTGCAGAGGAAGATGAGACTCGAAATGCGGATGCGCATCGCCCTCAGTGCGGGGGGAGAACCCCTGGGCACGGCCCTCAACGAGGCGGTGATCGTCACCGAACGCCCCGCGAAGATGCTGCGGTTCACCGTCGTCATCGACGGCATCGAGGTCGAGGAGTTCAGGGCCGACGGTCTGGTCATCGCCACGCCGACCGGTTCGACGGCCTATGCGATGAGCGGCGGGGGGCCCATCGTCGACCCGAAGTTCGACGGCTTTCTCCTCGTCCCTCTCGCACCCTACATGCTCTCTTCACGGCCCCATCTCATCGAGAGCAGCAGGGACCTGCGGATCAAGCTTGAAAGCGATAAACCGGCTCAACTCGTCTTCGACGGCAGAGGGAGCACGACACTTATGGACGGCCTCGATATCTCGGTGAAAAGGGCCGACGCACCGGCAATCTTCATCGACGCCGGGAAAAATTTCTTCCTGAAGGTTCGCGAGAAACTTCATAGCCTATAA
- a CDS encoding bifunctional fructose-bisphosphatase/inositol-phosphate phosphatase: protein MDFIRWCENLAGIVEDATRDLAGSPEGGKYIRMGADGTPTERIDQVAEECVIAALKDDPFCRRLISEEAGSVDVGGEKGTVYLDPIDGTYNAVHGIPFYTISIAYGEDGVLTKGFIRDLCTHESFWAEKGKGAFLDGKPIHVSNTSLLEDSALSVYGRKFDPASVLRIGQKIRRWRLLGASSLELAYVAAGRLDGFVDVRNTLRIIDAAAGIVLCEEAGGTVTGLEGSPVAFPDEVSIGRCLVATNGVLHNKIIEYLR from the coding sequence ATGGACTTCATCAGGTGGTGCGAAAATCTGGCCGGGATAGTCGAGGATGCCACCCGGGATCTTGCTGGCAGTCCCGAGGGCGGAAAGTATATCCGGATGGGCGCAGACGGCACCCCGACCGAGCGGATAGATCAGGTCGCGGAGGAGTGCGTTATCGCTGCCCTCAAGGACGATCCCTTCTGCCGCCGCCTCATCTCCGAGGAAGCTGGCAGCGTCGATGTCGGCGGAGAGAAGGGGACGGTCTACCTCGACCCCATCGACGGCACCTACAATGCAGTCCATGGCATCCCGTTCTACACTATCTCCATCGCCTATGGCGAGGACGGCGTCCTGACAAAGGGATTTATCCGGGACCTCTGCACTCACGAGTCCTTCTGGGCGGAGAAGGGGAAAGGGGCCTTCCTCGACGGGAAACCCATCCATGTCTCGAATACGTCCCTGCTTGAAGACAGCGCACTCTCGGTCTACGGGAGGAAGTTCGACCCGGCCTCGGTGCTCAGGATCGGGCAGAAGATCCGGCGGTGGCGGCTGCTCGGGGCTTCGTCCCTCGAACTCGCCTATGTCGCCGCAGGCAGGCTCGACGGCTTCGTGGACGTCAGGAACACCCTCCGTATCATCGACGCCGCCGCAGGGATCGTTCTCTGCGAGGAAGCAGGGGGGACGGTGACAGGACTGGAAGGAAGCCCGGTCGCCTTCCCCGACGAGGTGAGCATCGGGCGGTGCCTGGTGGCCACGAACGGCGTCCTCCATAACAAGATCATCGAATACCTGAGGTAA
- a CDS encoding translation initiation factor IF-5A, with amino-acid sequence MKEQTETGKLKEGRYVVVDDEPCKILGIATSKPGKHGAAKARIDVVGIFDGQKRSIVQPVSTKVYVPVVERKVGQVISVAGTTVQMMDVKDFTMFEIEVPEDKAAEMKAGEEVQYIEALGKKKLDF; translated from the coding sequence ATGAAGGAACAGACTGAGACTGGTAAGTTAAAGGAAGGCCGCTATGTTGTGGTCGATGATGAGCCCTGCAAAATCCTTGGGATTGCAACCTCAAAGCCCGGCAAGCACGGTGCGGCCAAGGCCCGTATCGATGTCGTCGGCATCTTTGACGGCCAGAAGCGCTCGATCGTCCAGCCGGTATCGACGAAGGTGTACGTGCCTGTCGTCGAGCGGAAGGTCGGGCAGGTCATCTCTGTCGCGGGCACCACCGTCCAGATGATGGACGTCAAGGACTTCACCATGTTTGAGATTGAGGTCCCTGAGGACAAGGCCGCCGAGATGAAGGCTGGCGAGGAAGTCCAGTACATCGAGGCCCTCGGGAAGAAGAAGTTGGACTTCTGA
- the speB gene encoding agmatinase — protein MEVFLNTLFADAGAEYADAGYVIFGAPYDGTSSYRAGSRDAPGAIRAVSFNFETYIPDPGIDLGDVAVCDLGDLEVLSLPDLVVDQVRETAAMIVQDGKVPILIGGEHTVTPGAVEAVKPACYVVCDAHLDLRDEFGGTKWNHACATRRVMDLGVEDIFIIGARSGPAEEFELVAESERLHMYTADDVAERGIAAVIRDIKEIIGDRSLYLSIDADAVDCCLTPGLGTPEPFGITTRDLRSVVRAFAARASGFDYVEVCPIDAGQTAAVAAKLIREFIAWHEAGIEGL, from the coding sequence ATGGAAGTTTTCCTAAATACTCTTTTTGCCGACGCCGGAGCAGAGTATGCCGACGCCGGCTATGTGATCTTCGGGGCGCCGTATGACGGGACATCCTCGTACAGGGCAGGTTCCCGCGACGCACCCGGCGCGATCAGGGCAGTCTCGTTCAACTTCGAGACCTATATTCCTGACCCGGGTATCGACCTTGGGGACGTTGCCGTCTGCGACCTCGGCGACCTTGAGGTGCTCTCTCTCCCCGACCTCGTCGTGGACCAGGTGCGGGAGACGGCCGCCATGATCGTGCAGGACGGCAAGGTGCCGATACTGATCGGCGGTGAGCACACGGTCACGCCGGGTGCGGTCGAGGCTGTGAAGCCCGCGTGCTATGTCGTCTGCGACGCCCACCTGGACCTGCGCGACGAGTTCGGCGGGACGAAGTGGAACCACGCCTGCGCGACGCGGCGGGTGATGGACCTCGGCGTGGAGGATATCTTCATCATCGGGGCGCGGAGCGGACCTGCAGAGGAGTTCGAGCTCGTCGCGGAGTCGGAGAGACTCCACATGTACACGGCCGACGATGTCGCGGAGAGGGGCATTGCGGCGGTGATCAGGGATATCAAGGAGATCATCGGCGACCGGAGTCTGTATCTCTCCATCGACGCGGACGCGGTCGACTGCTGTCTCACTCCCGGTCTCGGGACGCCCGAACCTTTCGGGATCACGACCCGCGATCTCAGGAGCGTGGTGCGGGCCTTTGCAGCGCGGGCGTCGGGATTCGACTATGTCGAGGTCTGCCCGATCGACGCTGGCCAGACCGCGGCGGTGGCGGCAAAACTGATCAGGGAATTCATCGCCTGGCACGAGGCCGGGATTGAGGGGCTCTAA
- a CDS encoding ribosome biogenesis/translation initiation ATPase RLI — MRIAVVHKDNCHSKKCGQECIIYCPRVRSGDETVVLDEEGKAVISEELCAGCGICVKKCPFGAIDIVNLPEELEQPTHRYGPNAFVLYGLPIPVEGKVTGILGPNGIGKSTSIQILSGQMQPNLGIFDATVSWDEIMKRFTGTELFDYLKHISGKEIKVAVKPQYITLIPKAFKGTVHDLLAKTDERGVLGHLTAELTLDSILDRDIQNLSGGELQRVAIAACLARDADFYFLDEITPYLDIYQRMATANLIREVAEKRPVVIVEHDLAILDMLADTVHVAYGKPAVFGVITGPKGVRVGINEYLEGYLPEENVRFRDSAVVFEKRAHADETRREPLYTFPQMSKHYDRFHLDVKGGEIRKGEVLGLVGPNGIGKSTFAKLLAGVEEPDGGALDEKIAISYKPQYVKADSTDTVEFTLRQITRRFDTSYYQHEVLDPLGLRQILQSPLDTLSGGELQRVAIAACLSREAALYILDEPSAHLDVEQRMSLVRVLKHHAEGKECGVIVIDHDIYLIDMISERLVVFDGEPGVAGEAKGPFSMRDGMNLFLSRLGVTFRRDKSGRPRINKPESYLDRDQRSKGEYYYAQAEE; from the coding sequence ATGCGAATCGCCGTCGTCCACAAAGATAACTGTCATTCAAAGAAGTGCGGACAGGAGTGTATCATCTACTGTCCGCGGGTCAGAAGCGGGGACGAGACCGTCGTCCTCGATGAGGAAGGAAAGGCGGTCATCTCCGAGGAACTCTGTGCCGGATGCGGCATCTGCGTCAAAAAGTGTCCGTTCGGGGCGATCGATATCGTGAACCTCCCGGAGGAACTGGAACAACCCACTCACCGGTACGGGCCGAACGCCTTCGTGCTGTACGGCCTCCCCATCCCTGTCGAGGGGAAGGTGACCGGCATTCTCGGCCCGAACGGTATCGGGAAGTCCACGTCCATCCAGATCCTCTCCGGCCAGATGCAGCCGAACCTGGGGATCTTTGACGCCACCGTCTCCTGGGACGAGATCATGAAGAGGTTCACCGGGACCGAACTCTTCGATTACCTGAAGCACATTTCGGGGAAGGAGATCAAGGTGGCGGTGAAGCCCCAGTACATCACCCTCATACCGAAGGCCTTCAAAGGGACGGTGCATGACCTTCTGGCAAAGACCGACGAGAGGGGGGTGCTCGGCCACCTCACCGCGGAACTCACCCTCGACTCCATCCTGGACCGCGACATCCAGAACCTCTCCGGCGGTGAACTTCAGAGGGTGGCGATCGCCGCCTGTCTGGCGCGGGACGCCGATTTCTACTTCCTCGACGAGATCACTCCCTACCTCGACATCTACCAGAGGATGGCGACGGCCAACCTGATCAGGGAGGTCGCGGAGAAGAGGCCTGTCGTGATCGTCGAGCACGACCTTGCGATCCTGGACATGCTCGCCGACACGGTCCATGTCGCCTATGGCAAACCGGCGGTCTTCGGCGTGATCACCGGGCCGAAGGGCGTGCGTGTCGGGATCAACGAGTACCTCGAAGGGTACCTGCCCGAGGAGAACGTCCGCTTCAGGGACTCGGCCGTCGTCTTCGAGAAACGGGCCCATGCCGACGAGACGAGGCGGGAACCTCTCTATACCTTCCCGCAGATGTCCAAGCACTATGACCGCTTCCACCTCGACGTGAAGGGCGGCGAGATCCGGAAGGGCGAGGTGCTCGGCCTTGTCGGTCCGAACGGCATCGGGAAGTCCACCTTCGCAAAACTCCTCGCGGGCGTGGAGGAACCTGACGGTGGTGCCCTCGACGAGAAGATTGCCATCTCGTACAAGCCCCAGTACGTGAAGGCCGACTCCACCGACACGGTGGAGTTCACCCTGCGCCAGATCACCCGGCGTTTCGACACCTCGTACTACCAGCACGAGGTGCTCGACCCTCTCGGCCTCCGGCAGATCCTCCAGTCGCCCCTGGACACCCTATCGGGCGGCGAACTCCAGAGGGTGGCCATCGCCGCCTGCCTCTCCCGGGAAGCCGCCCTCTATATCCTCGACGAACCGAGCGCCCACCTCGACGTGGAGCAGAGGATGAGCCTGGTGCGGGTGCTCAAGCACCATGCCGAGGGGAAGGAGTGCGGCGTCATCGTCATCGACCATGACATCTACCTCATCGACATGATCTCCGAGCGCCTCGTCGTCTTCGACGGCGAGCCCGGTGTTGCCGGCGAGGCGAAGGGGCCGTTTTCGATGCGCGACGGCATGAACCTCTTCCTTTCGCGCCTTGGCGTCACCTTCAGGCGGGACAAGAGCGGCCGGCCCAGGATCAACAAGCCCGAGTCGTACCTCGACCGGGATCAGAGGTCGAAGGGCGAGTATTACTACGCTCAGGCCGAGGAATAA
- a CDS encoding EMC6-like membrane protein, with translation MGEEEKLSQAPEAPKSKGAKTKEEKQREHKKRIRRTLVACFLGIATGLLSFYICGTPDPATGLQQNQIIGILLLMAGVVFQKHIFMLMKIDYTELNNKDWFYQAFMTFAFWFISWSTMLTTSSM, from the coding sequence ATGGGCGAGGAGGAAAAACTGTCGCAGGCACCCGAAGCGCCGAAAAGCAAAGGCGCAAAGACGAAAGAGGAAAAACAGAGGGAGCATAAAAAGCGCATCCGGAGGACCCTTGTTGCGTGCTTCCTCGGTATCGCGACTGGTCTGCTCTCCTTCTATATCTGCGGGACTCCCGACCCTGCGACAGGTCTGCAGCAAAACCAGATCATCGGCATCCTCCTCCTCATGGCCGGTGTGGTCTTCCAGAAACACATCTTCATGCTGATGAAGATCGACTACACCGAGTTGAACAACAAAGACTGGTTCTATCAGGCGTTCATGACCTTCGCCTTCTGGTTCATCTCCTGGTCCACCATGCTCACCACTTCATCGATGTGA
- the rqcH gene encoding ribosome rescue protein RqcH — protein sequence MANEQGMSGMDVRALTAELSALLPLWIGKIYQYDAKTLGIRLNGNEGAKYQFLVETGRRAHLVGALPESPKNPLGYAMFLRKHLEGGRVTAIGQYGLQRIFYIDVAKKAGILRLVIELFDEGNAILLDEAGVITKPLRHHRFKDRSVVPGEAYALPEGTDCSGFDSESFAAMLRASDRDLVRTLAVNCLLGGAYAELACSRAGVDKSIPAAEADAGAVYAALHQVIGMVEGQREPVTTASGCWPIRGMGEEKEAFSTFNKALEAYYPLQAAAAVKAEAKRPKLSKEEVILRQQEEALKKFAGKIKKAEKAVEAVYTNYPLVQDVIATLERASQSLSWQEIEEVLKKSDLPAAKAVVAVHPAEAAVDLDLGVRVKIFVHENVEANLDHYYDQVKKFRKKTEGALAAIERGAAKPKEKPKETLHLLKKKWFHRFRWFYTTDGTLVLGGRDASQNEELVKKYMEGKDTFVHADVHGGSVVIVKGETEHMDDEVAQFAASYSNAWKAGHFSADVYFARPDQVSKTAESGEFVARGGFIVRGERRYVKDVQLGTAIGVQKEPSVAIIGGPVAAVRTRTQYVVELSPGTFEPNDVAKKVQRLMREKIGEDTWKRLKTALNTEAIAAFVPPGGSDIVGEHEG from the coding sequence ATGGCAAACGAACAGGGGATGAGCGGGATGGATGTCAGGGCACTGACGGCGGAACTGTCGGCCCTGCTCCCGCTCTGGATCGGCAAGATCTATCAGTACGATGCGAAGACCCTGGGGATCCGCCTCAACGGGAACGAGGGGGCGAAGTACCAGTTCCTCGTCGAGACGGGCAGGCGCGCCCACCTGGTCGGGGCCCTCCCCGAGTCCCCGAAAAATCCCCTGGGGTATGCGATGTTCCTTCGCAAACACCTCGAAGGGGGACGGGTGACTGCCATCGGGCAGTACGGCCTCCAGCGTATCTTCTATATCGATGTGGCGAAGAAGGCCGGGATACTGAGGCTTGTCATCGAACTCTTCGACGAGGGGAATGCCATCCTCCTCGACGAGGCCGGGGTGATCACCAAGCCCCTGCGGCACCACCGCTTCAAAGACCGTTCCGTCGTGCCTGGAGAGGCCTATGCCCTCCCCGAGGGGACTGACTGCAGCGGCTTCGACAGCGAGTCCTTCGCCGCGATGCTCAGGGCCTCAGACCGCGATCTTGTCAGGACCCTTGCCGTGAACTGCCTCCTCGGCGGCGCCTATGCCGAACTCGCCTGCAGCCGTGCCGGGGTCGACAAGAGCATTCCGGCTGCCGAAGCCGATGCCGGGGCGGTGTATGCAGCGCTCCACCAGGTCATCGGCATGGTCGAGGGGCAGAGGGAACCGGTGACCACGGCGAGTGGGTGCTGGCCGATCCGGGGCATGGGAGAGGAAAAAGAGGCGTTTTCCACATTCAACAAGGCCCTGGAAGCATATTATCCACTCCAGGCAGCCGCCGCGGTGAAGGCCGAGGCGAAACGGCCGAAACTCTCGAAGGAAGAGGTGATCCTCCGCCAGCAGGAGGAGGCGCTGAAGAAGTTCGCGGGGAAGATCAAAAAGGCCGAGAAGGCGGTCGAGGCGGTCTACACCAACTATCCCCTCGTGCAGGACGTCATCGCCACCCTTGAACGGGCAAGCCAGAGCCTCTCCTGGCAGGAGATCGAGGAAGTCCTCAAAAAAAGTGACCTCCCTGCAGCGAAGGCGGTCGTCGCCGTCCACCCGGCCGAGGCGGCCGTCGACCTCGACCTCGGGGTGCGGGTGAAGATCTTTGTCCACGAGAATGTCGAGGCAAACCTCGACCACTACTACGACCAGGTCAAGAAGTTCAGAAAGAAGACCGAGGGCGCCCTTGCGGCGATAGAGCGCGGCGCCGCAAAACCGAAGGAGAAACCGAAAGAGACCCTCCACCTCCTGAAGAAGAAGTGGTTCCACAGGTTCAGGTGGTTCTATACGACCGACGGCACCCTCGTCCTCGGCGGGCGGGACGCCTCGCAGAACGAAGAACTGGTCAAGAAGTATATGGAGGGGAAGGACACCTTCGTCCACGCCGACGTGCACGGCGGTTCGGTCGTCATCGTCAAGGGCGAGACCGAGCACATGGACGACGAGGTCGCCCAGTTCGCCGCATCGTACTCCAATGCCTGGAAGGCCGGGCACTTCTCGGCAGACGTCTATTTCGCACGCCCCGACCAGGTGAGCAAGACCGCCGAGTCGGGCGAGTTCGTCGCCCGCGGCGGTTTCATCGTGCGGGGCGAGAGGCGTTATGTGAAGGACGTCCAGCTCGGCACGGCAATCGGGGTGCAGAAAGAGCCAAGCGTTGCGATCATCGGCGGGCCGGTGGCGGCGGTGCGGACACGGACACAATATGTCGTCGAACTTTCTCCCGGCACCTTCGAACCGAACGACGTGGCAAAGAAGGTCCAGCGTCTCATGAGGGAGAAGATCGGCGAGGATACCTGGAAACGACTGAAGACCGCGCTGAACACCGAGGCGATCGCCGCCTTTGTCCCGCCGGGCGGGTCTGATATCGTGGGCGAGCATGAAGGCTGA
- a CDS encoding mRNA surveillance protein pelota has product MKAEYGELKGSYGEIRLFPESLDDLWHLEHLIEPRDLVFATTLRTVDAATDKLRPEKAEKRQVRLGIRVEKVEFHPYANRLRVGGIIESGMDIASYHTLNVEPGYEISVIRRWRGIDLERVERAVGASLHNVVHVLTIEEGEAELFRIRQYGPERVTTITAGSGKGAEIDGRTAFFADALSSLKDVTGPVVVAGPGFVKEDFVRYLKAKDPDLGERVVTVETRRIGRGAVQDAIGQGVLERLAGDLQLAREVTRMDEVLKRIGTGGAVAYGKAEVRKAVEYGAAEEVLVADALIRDAGIARLLEEAERINARVVVFSSEFDPGGQLNALGGIAALLRYPLG; this is encoded by the coding sequence ATGAAGGCTGAGTACGGCGAACTGAAAGGATCGTACGGCGAGATCAGGCTGTTCCCCGAGTCTCTCGACGACCTCTGGCACCTTGAACACCTCATCGAGCCGCGCGACCTCGTCTTTGCGACGACCTTGCGGACCGTCGACGCGGCGACGGACAAACTCCGCCCTGAAAAGGCCGAGAAGAGGCAGGTCCGCCTCGGCATCAGGGTGGAGAAGGTGGAGTTCCACCCGTACGCCAACCGCCTCAGGGTCGGCGGCATCATCGAATCGGGCATGGACATCGCCTCGTACCATACACTCAATGTCGAGCCGGGCTACGAGATCTCGGTGATCAGGAGGTGGCGGGGGATCGACCTCGAAAGGGTCGAGAGGGCGGTCGGGGCCTCTCTCCACAATGTCGTCCATGTGCTCACCATCGAGGAAGGCGAGGCCGAACTCTTCAGGATCCGGCAGTACGGCCCGGAGAGGGTCACGACCATCACCGCAGGAAGCGGGAAGGGTGCTGAGATCGACGGCAGGACCGCCTTCTTTGCCGACGCCCTGTCCTCCCTGAAGGATGTCACCGGCCCGGTCGTCGTCGCGGGGCCGGGTTTTGTCAAGGAAGACTTTGTCAGGTACCTGAAGGCGAAAGACCCCGACCTCGGCGAGAGGGTCGTCACCGTCGAGACGCGGCGGATCGGCCGCGGCGCCGTCCAGGACGCAATCGGCCAGGGTGTCCTCGAAAGACTCGCCGGCGACCTCCAGCTCGCCCGCGAGGTGACCAGGATGGACGAGGTGCTCAAACGTATCGGCACCGGCGGGGCGGTGGCGTACGGAAAGGCCGAGGTCAGGAAGGCTGTCGAATATGGCGCTGCCGAGGAGGTGCTCGTCGCCGATGCCCTGATCAGGGACGCCGGCATCGCCCGTCTCCTCGAAGAGGCGGAGAGGATCAACGCGCGGGTCGTCGTCTTCAGTTCCGAGTTCGACCCCGGCGGACAACTCAACGCCCTCGGCGGCATCGCCGCCCTGCTCCGCTATCCCCTCGGGTGA
- a CDS encoding peptidylprolyl isomerase has product MAIQEGDIVRLNYTARVEGEIFDTTVAADAEEAGIKSQKDYAPIVVRVGSNHVIPGLDEALVGKEIGQQYEVEVEAEKGFGPHDMKLVESVNANQFREKPKFGMRIQSGDREGVVVNVVGKRAVVDFNHPLAGKALSYTFTVEGMVETVEEKAKGFVKLFAGREMDVTFAEGTLTLNLPAGINYDRRWVMARGIVVHQIFEFIPEVQDIVFVESFKRPEMPAEEPAVAEAEAKEE; this is encoded by the coding sequence ATGGCAATTCAGGAAGGAGACATCGTTAGACTCAACTATACCGCCCGTGTGGAGGGCGAGATCTTCGACACCACCGTCGCCGCTGATGCAGAAGAAGCAGGCATCAAGAGCCAGAAGGACTATGCCCCGATCGTCGTTCGCGTCGGGAGCAACCATGTCATCCCGGGCCTTGACGAGGCTCTCGTCGGCAAGGAGATCGGCCAGCAGTACGAGGTCGAGGTCGAGGCCGAGAAGGGCTTTGGTCCCCACGACATGAAGCTTGTCGAGTCCGTGAACGCCAACCAGTTCAGGGAGAAGCCAAAGTTCGGCATGCGTATCCAGTCGGGCGACCGCGAGGGCGTCGTCGTCAATGTGGTCGGGAAGAGGGCCGTCGTCGACTTCAACCACCCGCTCGCCGGCAAGGCGCTCTCCTACACCTTCACCGTCGAGGGCATGGTCGAGACCGTCGAGGAGAAGGCAAAGGGCTTTGTCAAACTCTTTGCAGGCCGCGAGATGGACGTCACCTTTGCCGAGGGCACCCTCACCCTGAACCTCCCGGCAGGGATCAACTACGACCGCCGCTGGGTCATGGCCCGCGGGATCGTCGTCCACCAGATCTTCGAGTTCATCCCCGAGGTGCAGGACATCGTCTTTGTCGAGTCCTTCAAGCGCCCGGAGATGCCGGCAGAAGAACCGGCAGTTGCCGAAGCTGAAGCGAAGGAAGAATAA
- the cyaB gene encoding class IV adenylate cyclase encodes MFEVETKIRVPDLPEVRSRLVRIGAGTPSVADQQDVYYNHPVRDFGRTDEALRVRYEGERCTLTYKGPKLATKGAKTREEFNLTVESGENLEEILRRLGFVRSAEVRKHREEFALGTASVALDEVDGLGSFVEIEVMAHEAGAEAEKEIERIKGELGIEGSHIPQSYLELLRQ; translated from the coding sequence ATGTTTGAAGTGGAAACAAAAATACGTGTCCCTGATCTCCCGGAGGTCCGCTCCCGTCTTGTCAGGATCGGCGCCGGAACGCCGTCTGTCGCCGACCAGCAGGACGTCTACTACAACCACCCGGTGCGGGACTTCGGCCGGACCGACGAGGCCCTCAGGGTCAGGTACGAGGGCGAGAGGTGCACCCTCACCTATAAAGGGCCGAAACTCGCCACAAAGGGTGCAAAGACCAGGGAAGAGTTCAACCTGACCGTGGAGTCCGGGGAGAACCTGGAGGAGATCCTGCGCCGCCTCGGTTTTGTCAGGAGCGCGGAGGTCAGGAAGCACAGGGAGGAGTTTGCCCTCGGGACCGCGTCCGTCGCCCTCGATGAGGTGGACGGCCTCGGGAGTTTCGTCGAGATCGAGGTGATGGCGCACGAAGCAGGGGCGGAAGCGGAAAAAGAGATCGAACGAATTAAAGGAGAACTGGGGATAGAGGGTTCTCACATCCCGCAGTCCTATCTTGAACTGCTCAGACAGTGA
- a CDS encoding metallophosphoesterase family protein, whose translation MMDVLLLADLHGQLGKLESFMALQPDFVIIAGDLTQFGPCDMVNKMTSLIDVPCFAVPGNCDPCDICDALEHSDCVNLHGATFSLGKISMAGVGGSNPTPFETPFELKEEEIERLIKQATAHMDRNVHNVLVSHVPPHGVFDLAGEDHVGSTSVRNHIKEFDLVCCAHMHENKGVTEVDGVTIVNPGPASEGNCALIHFGDEPKAIEIELLTV comes from the coding sequence ATGATGGATGTGCTTTTGCTGGCAGACCTTCATGGCCAGTTGGGCAAGCTGGAGTCCTTCATGGCCCTCCAGCCCGACTTTGTCATCATTGCTGGCGATCTCACACAGTTCGGACCATGTGATATGGTCAACAAGATGACCTCGCTCATCGACGTACCGTGCTTTGCGGTACCGGGGAACTGTGATCCATGCGATATCTGCGATGCTCTCGAACACTCGGACTGTGTCAATCTCCACGGTGCTACATTCTCGCTCGGGAAGATTTCGATGGCCGGCGTCGGCGGGTCCAACCCGACGCCCTTCGAGACGCCCTTCGAGTTGAAAGAAGAGGAGATTGAACGTCTGATCAAACAGGCTACGGCTCACATGGACAGGAATGTCCATAATGTGCTGGTCAGCCATGTCCCGCCTCACGGCGTCTTTGACCTGGCCGGTGAGGACCATGTGGGCAGCACAAGTGTCAGGAACCACATCAAGGAGTTCGACCTCGTCTGCTGCGCTCACATGCACGAGAACAAGGGGGTCACCGAGGTGGACGGCGTCACGATCGTCAACCCGGGCCCGGCCTCGGAGGGCAACTGCGCCCTGATCCACTTCGGCGACGAACCGAAGGCGATCGAGATCGAACTGCTCACTGTCTGA